GTGGGTGCTGGCGGCGTCGCAGCCTGGAAAATCGGCCCAACCGGGAAACTCCACCATGAAGACGCAGACACCCGCGGGCCCCACCGGAGGCGTGCGGTACTCCAAGTCCGGGCATGACATCACGCGGCTGGACGCCAAGCAGGTCGAGGCGCTCGCGACGACATTGACGGAGGAAGAGCGTCGGGTGCTGCTGCGCAAGGGCACGGAGCCGGCGTTCTGCGGGAACCTCCTGGACAACAAGTTGGACGGGACGTACGCATGCCGCCTGTGCGGCCTGCCGCTGTTCAGTTCGGAGGCGAAGTTCAACAGCGGGACGGGGTGGCCCAGTTTCTTCAAGCCGTATGACCCGGCGCACGTGGGCGAAGTCCGCGACGAATCGCACGGGATGGTGCGGACGGAGATCGTGTGCGCGCGGTGCGACGGGCACCTGGGGCACGTCTTCGAGGACGGCCCGCGTCCGACGGGGCTGCGCTACTGCCTGAACAGCGCATCGCTGACGTTCCACGAGAAGGGCACGGCGATGCCCGAGGCGTCGATGCCGGTGAAGACGGCGACGGCGTACTTCGCGGGCGGGTGCTTCTGGGGCGTGGAAGACCGCTTCCAGCAGATTCCGGGCGTGATCGACGCGGTGAGCGGGTACATGGGCGGGCGGACCCCGAACCCGACGTACAAGCAGGTGTGCACCGAGGACACCGGGCACGCCGAGACGGTGCGGGTGACGTTCGATCCGGCGCGGGTGTCGTACCAGAAACTGCTCGAGGTGTTCTTCAAGATCCACGACGCGTCGCAGGTGAACCGCCAGGGCCCGGACATCGGCACGCAGTACCGCTCGGCGGTGTTCACGGCGGACGGCACGCAGCAGGACCAGGCGACGGCGTTCATCGAGGCGCAGCGCAAGACGACGCGGTACATGCTGCGGGGCATCGCGACGCAGGTGGTGCCGGTGAGCGAGGCGGGGGCGTTCTACGCCGCCGAGGAGTACCACCAGGACTACCACGTGAAGCACGGCGGGCACTGCGCGATGCCTGACTTCGGCGAGGACGAGGCGGACGAGAAGAAGTAGCCGGCGCCGGCGGAGCGGACGCAAGCCGCGGCCATGGCCTCCCGCACCGGACGGAGGCTCCCAACGCACTAAGCACCACGTAACAACTCCCCGCAACCCGGCGGGGCGCCCCGTGGTAAAGTCGCGCACGGGAGGTGCGCGATGTTCCGAGCGGCGTGGGCGGGTGTTGGGGCGTGGGCGCGGGTGCTCGTCGCGCTGGTTGCGCTGGCGCTGGGCACACCCAGGGCGGGCGGGCAGGACCTGGCGGATCAACTCGGGCCGATGGGGCAGGTCGTGCCCCGGGCGAGCGTCGCGAAGTTTGCCGACATGCTGGGCCTGACGGCGGACCAGCGGGAGATCGTGCGGACGCTGCACGAGACGTACCGCCTGCAGTACGGCGCGGCGATGCGGGAGGGGCGGGCGAAGTTCAAGGCGGCGCACGAGAAGGCACGGGAGGCGGGCGATTGGAACGCCGTCCGGGCCGAGGGGCAGCGGATCGCCCTGGAAACGTCGAAGCAGATCGAGGTCGTGGAGCGCGAGTTCTTCGACAACCTGCGGGCGGTGCTGACGCCCGAGCAGGAGGCCAGGTTCGGAGGTGTCGAGCGGGCGCGCCGGCGCGAGGTGGGGATGCGGTTCGCGTTCGCGTCGGGGTCGCAGGTGGACCTGAACGCGCTGTGCGAGGAGCTCAAGGTCCCGCGGGAGGGCGAGGTCGGGGCGGCGCTGCTCCGGTGGGAAGAGGACATCGACCGCGTGCTGCGCGTCCGCGAGGCGACGCTGGCGAAGGTCTTCGAGAAGGCGATGTCGACACCCAACCTGGATGACAACATGAAGCTCGTCCAGGAGATCATCGCGGAGCTCTTTCAGGACGCGTTCCGCGTGCGCGACATGAACCGGCGGTACGCGCGGGAGATCGCGGGGCTGCTCGACGCGAATGCGGCGGCGGCGTTCGACCGCGCGTTCCGGGCGCGGAGCTTCCCGGGCGTGTACCAGAAGAACGGCGTCGCGAAACTCGCGGCGGCCGTGCGGAAGGCGGGCATCGACGCGGAGCGGGCGGGAGAACTGGACCGGCTCGAGGCGGCGTACCGGCGCGACGTGATGCCGCTGAACGATCGGCTGGCGCAGTTGATCGAAGAGCGCGAGCAGGAGGCGACCACGCGGTTCGGGGAGTTGATGGCCGAGCAGTGGAGCGGGGGATCGAAGGAGAGCCCGCTGGGGGAAGCGTGGAAGGCGCGGCGGGACCTGGACGACCGGACGGTGGCGCGGCTCCGCACGCTCGCGGGGGCGGACGCGCCGACGCTGGACGAGGGCGACCGGCTGGACTGGGGGTCGGTCGCCCGCGTGATGCCGGATTTCGACGACCGGCTGCCCGAAGACTCGGACGATGACGGCGCGCCCCCGCGCTGAGCCCGCGGCGGTTCTACGCTGTTCCCGCCGGGCGGCACGCATGCAGGACGACACCGGGGATATCGGGGGTGCGCTGGTCGGAGCGCTGCTGCGAGAAGCGGCGGCGGAGATCGCGCGCGACGCGGTGACGGCCCTCCTCCTGGCCGACGCGGACGTGGTGGCGCGCGCGGGCGCGCAGGGTGCCGACCGCTGGCGCGAGGCGATCGGCGCGCGGGTGGTCGACCTGTCGGACGCGTTGGCGGCGGGCCTGCCGGAGATGTTCCGTTCGCAGATGGGCTGGGCGCGGGTCGCGTACGCATCGCGCGGGGTGCGGGTAAGCGACCTGGCGGCGGCGCTCGACGCGCTCGCGGGGGTGCTTCCCCGCCACGTGCCGGAGGAGGACCGCGAACTGGTGCTGGCGTATCTCCGCCCGGCGAGGGCCGACCTGGCGGGCGACGCGCCCGAGCCGCCGGCGTTCCTGCGGGCGGGCCCGGGCCTGGAGCGTGCGGCGGGCGAGTACATGCTCGCGCTGCTGGAGGGCGAGCGGGTGCGGGCGTGGGAGGTGGTCGCGGCGCTCGCGGGGCGCGGGGTGGGGACGGCGGAGATCTACACGGGCGTGCTGACGCCGGTGCTGCAGGAGATCGGGCGGATGTGGCACATGGGCGAGGTGCACATCGCGGAAGAGCACTTCGCGACGGCGACCACGCTCATCGTGATGTCGCGCCTGGCGGGGATGGCAACCCGAGCGCCCGCGCGCGGGAAGACGGCGGTGTGCGCGGGCGTGGCGGGGAACGCCCACGAGGTGGGCCCGCGGATGGCGAGCGACCTGCTGGAGCTCGACGGGTGGCGGGTGGTGTACCTGGGCGTGGACATGCCGCGCGAGGACCTGGCGCTCGGCTGCGCGGACTTCAAGGCGGACGTGCTGGTGCTGTCGGCGGCGATCCCGGCGCACGTGCGCGAGGCGGAGGACACGATCCGCGCCCTGCGCGGGACGCTGGGGCCCGCGATGCCTCGGGTGATCGTGGGTGGCCGCCCGTTCGACGCCTATCCCGGGCTGTGGCGACAGGTGGGGGCCGACGCGCTGGCGCGCGATCCGCTGGATTGCGTGCGGCTCGCGAACGAACTGACGCGCGGCGCCTAGCCGATTGCCGCGCGCGGCACCGGGGGCTGGGCGCGGGGCCGGACATCGATGCGGCGGCCCGCTAGATCTTGTTGCCGCACGTGCCGCAGAACTTGGCGGTGGGCCCGGCCTCGGTCCCACAGTTGGTGCACATGCGTTTACCGCCGGGCGCGGGCGTGCCGCACTGCCCGCAGAACTTGCCGGTGACCTCGGCGCCGCAGTTGGTGCAGGAGGCACCCAGGGCCTTCCTGCCCCCGCCGTCCTTGGTGATGTCCATGTCGGCGATCATGTCGGTGGTGAAGGCCTTGCGCTGCATCCACTGCATGCGGCCCTGGTCCTGGGCGGCGGCGAGTTCTTCGTCGAGGTCCGGCGCGCACCGCTCGCACATGTTCCGCTTTTCGTTCCAGCAGGCGGCCTCGCAGACCCACTTCCCGCAGCGCCCGCACAGCTTGAACTGCTTCTTAGCCTCGATCACCGCGTCGCGCAGGGCTTCGTCGCGCTCCTTGCCGCGCATCAGGTCCTTGCCCTGATCGGCGGCGCCGCTGACGGCCCCCGCGCCGCTGAAGAAGCTGCTGGCGGCCCGGAGCATCGAGCCGGCCATGCCGAACTTGCTCGGCTTGAAGGGCGACATGCACCCCGTGCCGCACCCGTCGCAGTAGAACTCGAACTGGTAGCCGGCGTCGGTCGAGCAGTCCCGGTAGTTGTTGGTGAACTGGATCATGCTGGCCATGGGCGGGCTCCTGGGCCATTCAGAATACACGGGGAGCGCGCACTTTCCAACCCCCCCCGAGTGCAAGCCTACCGCAGCGATCGGACGATCTTGGGCACGGCCTCCCGCAGCACCGCCTGCATGGCCCGCTCGTACGCGTCGCGACAGTTGATGAGCGGGCCTTGCGACCCCTTGGCGGTGCCCTCGGCCTGCGCGGCGAAGGTCTGCTTCGTGCCGCCCGGCGCGGTCACGACGAACTCCACGCCCAGCGTCGCGGTGACCTGGGCGGTCGAGAACGACAGGTCGGTCTTCGACTGCATCCGCGTGATGGTCGATTCGACCACGGGCGCCCCGGCGGGGAACGCGTCGGCTTCGCTCGCGTTGACGCCCGCGGCCCGCAGTTCGCCCGCGATGGCGTTGCGGGCCCACTCGTTGATGGGGAAGGCGGAGAGGATGTCGGCCTGCTTCTTCCCGTTGCGGTGGACGATCTCGCCGATGATGCGCTGGTTGTTGCGGTTGGACGGCAGGCCGTGGGCTTCTTTCGTGAGCAGGACGTACACGGGCGCGTCGGCGGGGTTGGCGGTGGACTTGGCGGGGACATATCGCAGGCCCATGGCCTTGTCCTGGCCCTTGCACCCTCCGACGAGCATGATCATCCCGAGCAGCGCGACGGCGAGCAGCGTGGAGCGCATGCGAGTTCCTCCCTGGTCGGCGCAGTGTACCGAACTGGGTGGGTCCGAATCGGGGCGGGTTACGGGCGGGTTACGGGCGGGGCGGGTGCGACGGCGTGACGACCGGTGCGCCCGTGGGCGGCGTCGGCTACGCTGGCGGCGTGATCGTCCTTCTGCACGACGAGTTGATGCCGCTGGAGCGGGCGACGGTGAGCCCGCTCGACCGCGGGTTCCTGTTCGGCGACGGGGTGTACGAGGGGCTGCGCGCGTTCGGTGGGCGGGTCGTCGGGGCGGCACGGCACGTGGCGCGCCTGCGCGCGGGGCTGGACGCGGCACGGATCCCGTTCGACGCGTCCCGCCTGGACGGCGTGTGCGCGCGCCTGCTGGAGGCGAACGGGCTGCGCGACGCGTTCATCTACGTGCAGGTGACGCGGGGGACGCCCGGGCCGGGCCAGCCGGTGCGCACGCGGGTGCCCGCGGGGACGCTCACGCCGACGGTGTTCGCGTACGCGGTGCCCGCGCCGGGGCTGGAGGCCTATGCGACGCCCCCGACGAAGTCGTGCGTCACGGTGCGCGACACGCGCTGGCTGCGGGGGCGGCTGAAGTCCATCTCGCTCATGGGCAGCGTGCTGGGCGGGTTCGAGGCGCACGAGGCCGGCGCGGAGGACGCGATCTTCGTGCGCGATGGGTGCCCGGGCGGCGCGCTCGCGGCGGAATCGACCTCGGCGAACCTGGTGGCGGTGGTGTCGCGCGAGGGCCGGCCGGTGGCGATCACGCCCGCGCTCGACGACGTGCCGATCCTGGCGGGCGTAACGCGCGACCTGCTGCTCGAGGCGGCGTCGGGCGCGGGGATCGACCTCCGCGAGGGACGCCTCACGCCCCACGACCTGCGCGACGCGCGCGAGGTGATGCTGTGCGGCACGCTGACGATGGTGACGAGCGTCACCACGCTTGACGGGCGGCCTGTGGGCGATGGGACGCCCGGGCCGGTGGCCGGGCGATTGCTGGCGCTGCTGTGCCGCGTGATTCGGGAGGGGACGCCATGACCGGGCGAGCGCGACGGCGGGGCGTGGTGATGCTCGCGCGGCTGGTGCTGGGGTCGCTGGTGCTGGCGGGCGCGGGGCCGTACGGCTGCGCGACGTCGCCGCCGGTCGCGGAGCCGTTCGTCCGCGATCGGACGGGCGCCGCGACGCGGGCGATGAACACGGCGCTGCACCATCAGCGTGAGGCGGGGGACGGGCTGCTCGAGACGCTGGAAAGCCTGCGGTCGGTGGAGCTCGAGGCGTTGACGCCCGCGGCGGCGTACGACCGGGCCCGGCGCGGGCTGCTGCGCGCCGATTCTCGCATCAGCAGCGCGGAGGCCGCCATGCGGGCCGCGGACGCGCGGGCGGCGGACCTGGCGGAGCAGTGGAAGGCGGAGCTGCGCCTGTACAACGACGCGGCGCTGCGGGAGAGCGCGTCGGCCCGGCTGGGGGCGCTGCGGGTAGCGCTCGACGAAGCGACGGCGTCGCTGCGCCGGTCGCTGGCGACGCTCGCGCCGGTGCGGCGGGAGTTGACGGACCGCGCGTTGTACCTGAAACACAGCCGCGACTCGGGGGAGTTCGTACCGGCGCCGATCTCGGACGAGGGGCTGGCGGCGTACGACGCGGCGCGAGAGAACCTGCGGACGACGATCGCGCAGAGCGAGGCGGCGGTCAGACACCTGGCTGAGGTGCTGCGGCGAGAGGGGCCGCCATCGACGCCGTGAGGGGCGCCGGGCCCAGCGTGATCGGGGGTGCCGCGAACCGGCGCGCGAGTGCGGCGTTTCGGAACGCGAAGATCCGCTCGATGTCCGGGCGCACGAGGAGCCGCTCGACGAGCGGG
This genomic window from Planctomycetota bacterium contains:
- a CDS encoding bifunctional methionine sulfoxide reductase B/A protein; translation: MKSVALFAVMVFVAVCTAAWVLAASQPGKSAQPGNSTMKTQTPAGPTGGVRYSKSGHDITRLDAKQVEALATTLTEEERRVLLRKGTEPAFCGNLLDNKLDGTYACRLCGLPLFSSEAKFNSGTGWPSFFKPYDPAHVGEVRDESHGMVRTEIVCARCDGHLGHVFEDGPRPTGLRYCLNSASLTFHEKGTAMPEASMPVKTATAYFAGGCFWGVEDRFQQIPGVIDAVSGYMGGRTPNPTYKQVCTEDTGHAETVRVTFDPARVSYQKLLEVFFKIHDASQVNRQGPDIGTQYRSAVFTADGTQQDQATAFIEAQRKTTRYMLRGIATQVVPVSEAGAFYAAEEYHQDYHVKHGGHCAMPDFGEDEADEKK
- a CDS encoding Spy/CpxP family protein refolding chaperone yields the protein MFRAAWAGVGAWARVLVALVALALGTPRAGGQDLADQLGPMGQVVPRASVAKFADMLGLTADQREIVRTLHETYRLQYGAAMREGRAKFKAAHEKAREAGDWNAVRAEGQRIALETSKQIEVVEREFFDNLRAVLTPEQEARFGGVERARRREVGMRFAFASGSQVDLNALCEELKVPREGEVGAALLRWEEDIDRVLRVREATLAKVFEKAMSTPNLDDNMKLVQEIIAELFQDAFRVRDMNRRYAREIAGLLDANAAAAFDRAFRARSFPGVYQKNGVAKLAAAVRKAGIDAERAGELDRLEAAYRRDVMPLNDRLAQLIEEREQEATTRFGELMAEQWSGGSKESPLGEAWKARRDLDDRTVARLRTLAGADAPTLDEGDRLDWGSVARVMPDFDDRLPEDSDDDGAPPR
- a CDS encoding cobalamin-dependent protein (Presence of a B(12) (cobalamin)-binding domain implies dependence on cobalamin itself, in one of its several forms, or in some unusual lineages, dependence on a cobalamin-like analog.), whose translation is MQDDTGDIGGALVGALLREAAAEIARDAVTALLLADADVVARAGAQGADRWREAIGARVVDLSDALAAGLPEMFRSQMGWARVAYASRGVRVSDLAAALDALAGVLPRHVPEEDRELVLAYLRPARADLAGDAPEPPAFLRAGPGLERAAGEYMLALLEGERVRAWEVVAALAGRGVGTAEIYTGVLTPVLQEIGRMWHMGEVHIAEEHFATATTLIVMSRLAGMATRAPARGKTAVCAGVAGNAHEVGPRMASDLLELDGWRVVYLGVDMPREDLALGCADFKADVLVLSAAIPAHVREAEDTIRALRGTLGPAMPRVIVGGRPFDAYPGLWRQVGADALARDPLDCVRLANELTRGA
- a CDS encoding zinc ribbon domain-containing protein produces the protein MASMIQFTNNYRDCSTDAGYQFEFYCDGCGTGCMSPFKPSKFGMAGSMLRAASSFFSGAGAVSGAADQGKDLMRGKERDEALRDAVIEAKKQFKLCGRCGKWVCEAACWNEKRNMCERCAPDLDEELAAAQDQGRMQWMQRKAFTTDMIADMDITKDGGGRKALGASCTNCGAEVTGKFCGQCGTPAPGGKRMCTNCGTEAGPTAKFCGTCGNKI
- a CDS encoding aminotransferase class IV; translation: MIVLLHDELMPLERATVSPLDRGFLFGDGVYEGLRAFGGRVVGAARHVARLRAGLDAARIPFDASRLDGVCARLLEANGLRDAFIYVQVTRGTPGPGQPVRTRVPAGTLTPTVFAYAVPAPGLEAYATPPTKSCVTVRDTRWLRGRLKSISLMGSVLGGFEAHEAGAEDAIFVRDGCPGGALAAESTSANLVAVVSREGRPVAITPALDDVPILAGVTRDLLLEAASGAGIDLREGRLTPHDLRDAREVMLCGTLTMVTSVTTLDGRPVGDGTPGPVAGRLLALLCRVIREGTP
- a CDS encoding DUF2959 family protein encodes the protein MTGRARRRGVVMLARLVLGSLVLAGAGPYGCATSPPVAEPFVRDRTGAATRAMNTALHHQREAGDGLLETLESLRSVELEALTPAAAYDRARRGLLRADSRISSAEAAMRAADARAADLAEQWKAELRLYNDAALRESASARLGALRVALDEATASLRRSLATLAPVRRELTDRALYLKHSRDSGEFVPAPISDEGLAAYDAARENLRTTIAQSEAAVRHLAEVLRREGPPSTP